A window from Rhea pennata isolate bPtePen1 chromosome 1, bPtePen1.pri, whole genome shotgun sequence encodes these proteins:
- the M6PR gene encoding cation-dependent mannose-6-phosphate receptor translates to MSSAWHTSGLLVVLTALAIRVWAEEVKEKKCDVIGDETSESQMEKALLKKLEPLSQMRFNTTVELGTTENYTYHFRVCREVDSSLHDFAGLVQIDRKTGKTTVVGRINETQVFNGSDWIMLIYKGGDSYGRHCSNEKRRAVIMISCKRGVTASSFNIISEEREKEQECFYLFEMDSSVACPAEDSHLSIGSILLIIFASLIAVYIIGGFLYQRLVVGAKGMEQFPHFAFWQDLGNLVADGCDFVCRSKPRNAPAAYRGVGDDQLGEESEERDDHLLPM, encoded by the exons ATGTCATCAGCTTGGCATACTTCTGGTCTGTTGGTAGTCCTTACGGCCCTTGCTATCAGAGTGTGGGCTGAAGaggtgaaagagaagaaatgtgatGTGATTGGTGATGAGACCAGCGAGTCACAAATGgaaaaagccctgctgaagaAACTGGAACCTCTGAGCCAAATGAG GTTTAACACAACTGTGGAGCTAGGCACAACAGAAAATTACACCTACCACTTCAGGGTGTGCAGGGAGGTCGACAGCTCCTTGCATGATTTTGCTGGCCTAGTACAAATTGATAGAAAGACTGGAAAGACTACAGTGGTAGGAAGAATCAATGAAACCCAGGTCTTCAATGGAA gtgACTGGATCATGCTAATTTATAAAGGGGGTGACTCATACGGTAGACACTGCAGTAATGAGAAGAGAAGAGCTGTGATAATGATTTCTTGCAAGCGGGGGGTTACAGCG AGTTCATTCAACATTATTTCAGAAGAACGAGAAAAGGAGCAGGAGTGTTTCTACCTCTTTGAGATGGACAGCAGTGTGGCCTGCCCAGCTGAGGATTCCCACCTGAGCATTGGCTCAATTCTGCTAATCAT ATTTGCCTCACTGATTGCAGTCTATATCATTGGTGGATTCCTCTACCAGCGCCTAGTGGTAGGAGCTAAGGGCATGGAGCAGTTTCCTCACTTTGCCTTCTGGCAGGATCTGGGAAATTTGGTGGCG GATGGCTGTGACTTTGTCTGCCGATCTAAGCCTCGAAATGCACCAGCTGCATACCGTGGTGTGGGTGATGACCAGCTGGGTGAGGAGTCAGAAGAACGGGATGACCACTTGCTGCCAATGTGA